The following proteins are encoded in a genomic region of Ostrea edulis chromosome 7, xbOstEdul1.1, whole genome shotgun sequence:
- the LOC130047853 gene encoding uncharacterized protein LOC130047853, with protein MTDLRRCLCVILCFTMDIPKKVLCFPQNERKICLEQALQVHATMPDQNCPLPDISNRHKGNNTCSVSCKAIYVFNDDLFEQSHCVEYKINFHYNETKSTQMTDSLCGIEKCIIENIIIECWTQGKNTDRLDIFEHNNENENECLGPGIIAVLIVTCFVVGCLFGIGILRVIYNLLNRHKDNRFPSPVSYQPSHQERSGLPEGRVIINPLEAEYAGDE; from the exons ATGACAGATCTAAGGCGATGTTTAT GTGTTATTCTGTGCTTCACGATGGATATTCCTAAGAAAGTCCTGTGCTTTCCCCAAAATGAAAG AAAAATATGTTTGGAACAAGCTTTACAAGTGCATGCAACGATGCCCGACCAAAACTGTCCTCTACCGGATATATCAAATAGACACAAAG gtaaCAATACATGTTCGGTGTCATGCAAAGCAATATATGTATTCAATGATGATCTATTTGAGCAATCTCATTGTGTTgaatacaaaatcaattttCACTATAATGAAACGAAATCAACGCAGATGACAGACAGTCTATGTGGTATTGAAAAGTGCATAATCGAAAACATAATCATTGAATGTTGGACGCAGGGCAAGAATACAGACCGTCTCGATATATTCGAACACAACAACgagaatgaaaatgaatgtCTTG GTCCAGGTATAATTGCTGTCCTAATTGTGACCTGCTTCGTTGTCGGGTGTCTCTTTGGAATTGGAATCCTACGTGTGATTTACAACCTCCTGAATCGGCACAAAGA caATCGATTCCCGTCACCAGTATCCTATCAGCCTAGTCACCAAGAGAGAAGTGGTTTACCTGAGGGCAGAGTCATCATCAATCCATTAGAGGCAGAATATGCTG GTGATGAATAA